A single region of the Drosophila miranda strain MSH22 chromosome 2, D.miranda_PacBio2.1, whole genome shotgun sequence genome encodes:
- the LOC108157679 gene encoding calphotin — protein MEQGGTVEPVVVAAVASASPAAAPVAPQPVAATVAAAAAPAPVVAATPVAPAPTVTSPTVAAPSLATTPTPHPTATVATSATIAASITQIAAPTPAAPIASPIPNVLPPTTAVAAQSPSAELQAGVQPIAAATPATGSPVLAPTIVSPPAVAAIPATAATVLAPTPPSPAAATPTAVPIQEPAVAAPLVGTTTIDAPVQTSIATPEPVVAAVQIAPPISKPVAAIIETPVAVPSVEAPAVTPAVVSLPVIVAVPITETVPAAAVIPEPVPQPAVATVEAPVPTPVPQAAAVPETPVISSGETIRSETSAAVADVHIPSAAAEPVIATVVAPVATPASVIAAVPEISAVFVAEVVVLSPKPVIVALEAPVETPIINAAESTASTPLVEQAPTSEPIVAAVIVTPAAAIVEPSPAVADIPSSVPEPVTAVLEAPTPAEPVIETTPVPTAETIMEPAVAVADAPVSTPETVIAPVEAPKPIPEPVIVTETVPSTEQVNVPNPGASVTPVVIEVCPSPVASAEPVPAAKEVASPSPDPVVETPTANQETVLAAAPADPVTVEIPPVLPEPTPIDTFQESVLDPLISAAVSISELAIPEAPVAAAVIESPVAEDVVEKPKVIPSSETPQAAEEPKASAAETAAAPAEPTVEVQATAEPGSAPTEIAAEAEIPATILEPSIENPTVPTAETKVTDQDPITAAVIETLIPSPQPLVLDVEVSVPEPLDTVASLVVEVQIPVPIVAATPETPPAIIEAPKAIEVAGISVTVAPEVPAAISTPDSVEDSTKEPIDSASADPSSVPVAKITPLLRDFQTTDVSLLAIAATLDAIGEKLKDQKDRNQQVMDRLCEIEKILGPPKQN, from the coding sequence ATGGAGCAAGGTGGAACTGTTGAACCAGTGGTGGTAGCCGCGGTGGCTTCTGCTTCTCCTGCCGCAGCGCCTGTGGCACCCCAACCTGTTGCTGCCACAgtggcagcagctgctgcaccTGCTCCCGTGGTTGCTGCAACCCCTGTTGCTCCTGCTCCGACTGTAACTTCGCCGACAGTTGCTGCCCCGTCACTTGCTACCACACCAACTCCCCATCCAACGGCAACAGTTGCCACTTCAGCAACAATTGCTGCCTCAATAACTCAAATTGCTGCTCCGACTCCAGCTGCACCCATTGCTTCACCGATACCGAATGTTTTGCCTCcaactactgctgttgctgctcagAGCCCATCTGCTGAGCTGCAAGCTGGTGTCCAACCCATTGCTGCGGCAACTCCAGCTACTGGGTCACCTGTACTTGCTCCAACGATTGTTTCTCCACCAGCTGTTGCGGCGATTCCCGCTACTGCGGCTACAGTACTGGCTCCAACGCCTCCTAGTCCAGCGGCTGCCACTCCAACAGCCGTGCCGATTCAAGAACCAGCTGTTGCCGCCCCTCTTGTTGGGACTACCACTATCGATGCACCTGTCCAGACTTCAATAGCGACCCCGGAACCAGTCGTTGCTGCTGTTCAGATAGCTCCACCGATTTCAAAACCAGTTGCTGCCATAATAGAAACACCAGTGGCTGTTCCTTCTGTCGAGGCTCCGGCTGTGACTCCAGCGGTTGTCTCGCTACCCGTTATAGTCGCCGTGCCAATTACGGAAACAgttcctgctgctgcagtaATACCAGAGCCAGTCCCGCAGCCAGCTGTAGCCACCGTAGAAGCACCTGTGCCCACTCCGGTACCCCAAGCTGCTGCCGTCCCTGAAACTCCCGTGATTTCTTCAGGCGAGACAATTAGATCGGAAAcgtctgctgctgttgcagatGTACATATACCTTCGGCAGCTGCGGAGCCAGTTATAGCTACAGTCGTAGCTCCCGTAGCGACACCAGCTTCAGTTATTGCTGCCGTCCCGGAAATCTctgctgtttttgttgctgaaGTAGTAGTCCTGTCTCCGAAACCAGTTATAGTCGCCTTAGAAGCTCCTGTCGAAACTCCAATTATTAATGCTGCCGAATCCACAGCTTCGACGCCCTTAGTAGAGCAAGCACCGACTTCAGAACCAATTGTTGCTGCCGTCATAGTGACTCCTGCAGCAGCGATCGTGGAACCGTCTCCTGCTGTTGCAGATATACCTTCGTCCGTGCCGGAGCCTGTTACAGCCGTTTTAGAAGCTCCCACCCCAGCCGAGCCAGTCATCGAAACTACTCCAGTCCCTACTGCCGAAACTATTATGGAACCAGCTGTTGCCGTTGCAGATGCACCAGTGTCCACTCCCGAGACAGTTATAGCCCCTGTAGAAGCTCCAAAACCGATTCCAGAACCTGTTATTGTTACCGAGACCGTACCTTCTACGGAACAAGTCAATGTTCCAAACCCTGGGGCATCAGTTACTCCCGTCGTGATAGAAGTTTGTCCAAGTCCAGTGGCATCCGCGGAGCCAGTTCCTGCTGCTAAAGAGGTGGCAAGTCCGTCACCCGATCCTGTTGTTGAAACTCCCACAGCCAATCAGGAAACAGTTCTTGCGGCTGCTCCAGCTGATCCAGTAACAGTCGAAATTCCACCTGTGTTGCCCGAACCAACTCCGATTGACACATTTCAGGAGTCTGTTTTGGATCCATTAatttctgctgctgtttccaTTTCTGAACTGGCAATTCCTGAGGCGCCAGTAGCTGCAGCTGTTATAGAATCGCCAGTAGCTGAAGATGTAGTAGAAAAGCCAAAGGTCATTCCTAGTTCTGAGACTCCACAAGCTGCCGAGGAGCCCAAAGCTTCCGCCGCGGAAACAGCTGCAGCTCCTGCAGAACCCACAGTTGAAGTACAAGCCACTGCGGAACCTGGTTCTGCTCCTACAGAGATTGCTGCCGAAGCAGAAATTCCGGCAACCATTTTAGAACCATCTATAGAGAATCCCACTGTTCCTACTGCCGAAACTAAAGTGACCGATCAGGACCCAATTACTGCCGCCGTTATAGAGACTTTAATCCCAAGTCCTCAACCATTAGTTCTTGATGTAGAAGTTTCCGTACCAGAACCACTGGATACAGTAGCTTCTCTCGTTGTCGAAGTACAGATTCCAGTACCAATTGTTGCAGCCACTCCTGAGACTCCACCGGCCATCATTGAAGCCCCAAAAGCTATTGAAGTGGCTGGGATCTCTGTGACTGTTGCGCCAGAGGTTCCAGCAGCCATCTCCACTCCAGATTCTGTCGAGGATTCCACTAAAGAACCAATAGATTCTGCATCTGCTGATCCCAGCTCCGTGCCAGTAGCCAAGATAACGCCTTTACTGAGGGATTTTCAAACGACAGATGTGTCGCTGTTGGCCATTGCGGCAACCCTAGACGCCATTGgggagaagctgaaggaccaGAAGGATCGCAATCAGCAAGTCATGGACAGACTCTGCGAAATCGAAAAAATACTAGGTCCTCCAAAACAAAACTAA